One Punica granatum isolate Tunisia-2019 chromosome 3, ASM765513v2, whole genome shotgun sequence genomic window carries:
- the LOC116201121 gene encoding DNA-directed RNA polymerase 1B, mitochondrial isoform X2, producing the protein MWRSLARQASSRKSRFCPHPLSPSCSTSPAGLPRPGKATPHTRNYLNSWCPPLGFPQIGQFPPQKSSLSRPVFDFPRPQCCIRAYASVAEAIASEEESSGCDEIQELIEEMNKQVMAEQQQDNSLKQPKKTPFGMGVTKYHILRKRQVKMETEAWEEAAKEYQELLMDMCEQKLAPNLPYMKSLFLGWFEPLRDAIAADQEMCKNKKVKPSYAPYYDHLPADMMAVITMHKLMGLLMTTNGGNGSCRVVQAACQIGEAIEHEVLLHKFLEKTKKKSSKSKTADPSDSQSTEDQSLTVSKHQEKLRKRVTQLMKKQRVKQVKGIVKAIDDSKPWGQENHVKVGCRLIQLLTETAYIQPPMDQSGDGPPDIRPAFVHALKNVTKDSQKGSRRYGVIECDPLVRKGLEKTARHMVIPYMPMLVPPSNWKGYDKGAYLFLPSYVMRTHGARQQREAVKRAPATQLEPVFEALDTLGYTKWRVNKRVLAVLDRIWANGGRLAGLVDREDIPLPEEPDTEDESQLRKWKWKVKGLKKENNERHSQRCDIELKLAVARKMKDEEGFYYPHNLDFRGRAYPMHPYLNHLGSDLCRGILEFAEGRPLGESGLRWLKIHLANLYAGGVDKLSYDGRIAFTENHIDDIFDSADRPLEGNRWWLGAEDPFQCLAACINLSEALRSSSPETYPSHMPVHQDGSCNGLQHYAALGRDKLGAAAVNLVAGDKPADVYSGIAARVVEIMRSDADKDPATNPSAVYARLLVNQVDRKLVKQTVMTSVYGVTYIGARDQIKRRLKERDFLQDDTQLFAASCYAAKTTLTALGEMFEAARSIMSWLGDCAKVIASENQPVRWVTPLGLPVVQPYRQLGRHLIKTSLQVLTLQRETDKVMVKRQRTAFPPNFVHSLDGSHMMMTAVACKRAGLNFAGVHDSYWTHACDVDQMNKILREKFVELYEAPILENVIIKSS; encoded by the exons ATGTGGAGGAGCTTGGCCAGACAAGCCTCTTCGAGAAAGTCTAGATTTTGCCCCCACCCTCTGTCCCCTTCCTGTTCTACTTCACCGGCTGGTCTTCCCCGTCCCGGAAAAGCCACGCCTCATACTCGGAATTACCTCAATTCCTGGTGCCCACCTCTTGGTTTCCCTCAAATTGGCCAATTCCCTCCTCAAAAGAGCAGCTTGAGCCGGCCCGTATTTGACTTCCCTAGGCCGCAGTGCTGTATCCGGGCTTATGCTAGTGTTGCCGAGGCGATTGCGTCGGAAGAGGAGTCCTCCGGGTGCGATGAGATTCAAGAACTGATTGAAGAAATGAACAAACAAGTCATGGCAGAGCAGCAGCAAGACAACAGCTTGAAGCAGCCTAAGAAGACGCCGTTCGGGATGGGAGTGACGAAGTACCACATCCTCAGGAAGAGGCAGGTGAAGATGGAGACGGAGGCGTGGGAGGAGGCAGCCAAGGAGTACCAGGAGCTGCTAATGGACATGTGTGAGCAGAAGCTTGCTCCCAATCTGCCCTACATGAAGTCTCTGTTCCTCGGGTGGTTTGAGCCCCTCAGGGATGCCATTGCTGCTGATCAAGAGATGTGCAAGAATAAGAAGGTCAAGCCCTCCTATGCTCCTTATTACGATCACTTGCCCGCGGATATGATGGCCGTCATAACAATGCATAAGCTGATGGGGCTGCTGATGACCACCAATGGAGGGAATGGCAGCTGCAGGGTTGTTCAGGCGGCTTGTCAGATTGGTGAAGCCATTGAGCATGAG GTTTTACTACATAAATTTTTGGAGAAGacaaagaagaagagcagTAAAAGTAAAACGGCTGACCCATCTGATTCTCAATCAACCGAAGATCAATCCCTAACCGTATCCAAGCACCAAGAGAAGCTGAGGAAGAGAGTGACTCAGCTAATGAAAAAGCAGAGGGTGAAGCAAGTGAAGGGGATAGTGAAGGCCATTGATGATTCCAAGCCTTGGGGTCAGGAAAACCATGTCAAG GTTGGGTGCCGCTTGATTCAATTGTTAACAGAAACTGCCTATATTCAGCCCCCAATGGATCAATCAGGAGATGGTCCCCCTGATATTCGCCCTGCATTTGTCCACGCCCTTAAAAACGTTACAAAAGATTCACA GAAAGGCAGCAGGAGATATGGTGTTATTGAGTGTGATCCGCTGGTACGGAAGGGCCTTGAGAAAACT GCTAGGCACATGGTGATTCCTTATATGCCAATGCTGGTTCCTCCTTCAAACTGGAAAGG TTATGATAAAGGAGCCTACTTGTTTCTACCGTCTTATGTCATGCGAACTCATGGTGCAAGACAGCAACGAGAAGCGGTTAAAAGGGCTCCAGCAACGCAGTTAGAACCTGTTTTTGAG GCTCTAGATACGCTTGGCTACACGAAATGGAGGGTCAACAAGCGAGTACTTGCAGTGCTCGACAGGATATGGGCGAATGGAGGTCGGCTCGCGGGTTTAGTTGATCGTGAAGAT ATTCCCTTGCCTGAAGAGCCAGACACAGAGGACGAGTCCCAACTTCGTAAATGGAAATGGAAAGTGAAGGgcttaaaaaaggaaaacaatgaGAGGCACTCTCAGCGGTGTGACATTGAACTTAAACTGGCT GTGGCACGGAAAATGAAGGATGAGGAGGGCTTCTACTACCCACACAACCTTGATTTTCGAGGCCGTGCCTATCCAATGCACCCTTACCTGAACCATCTTGGGTCTGATTTGTGCCGAGGCATCCTTGAATTCGCTGAGGGACGGCCCTTAGGAGAGTCAGGCCTGAGGTGGCTAAAGATACACTTGGCGAATTTATACGCTGGAGGAGTGGACAAGCTATCTTATGATGGCCGAATCGCTTTTACTGAGAACCACATTGATGATATTTTTGATTCTGCCGATCGGCCCCTTGAGGGAAACCGCTGGTGGTTGGGTGCAGAGGATCCATTCCAATGCTTGGCTGCATGCATTAACCTCTCGGAAGCATTGAGAAGTTCCTCTCCAGAGACTTACCCATCACACATGCCCGTTCATCAG gacGGATCTTGTAATGGTCTACAACATTATGCTGCACTTGGAAGGGACAAG TTGGGAGCAGCTGCTGTTAACCTTGTCGCAGGAGACAAACCTGCCGATGTTTATTCAGGGATTGCTGCCAG AGTTGTCGAGATCATGCGGAGTGATGCTGACAAGGACCCAGCAACAAATCCTAGCGCAGTCTACGCTCGGCTCTTGGTTAATCAG GTGGACCGTAAACTGGTGAAGCAGACAGTTATGACTTCAGTGTATGGGGTGACATACATTGGTGCTCGTGACCAAATCAAGAGGAGGTTGAAGGAGCGAGATTTTCTTCAGGATGATACGCAGCTGTTTGCCGCTTCTTGCTATGCTGCGAAG ACAACTTTGACTGCATTGGGGGAAATGTTCGAAGCTGCAAGAAGCATCATGAGCTGGTTAGGTGATTGTGCTAAG GTGATAGCTTCTGAGAATCAGCCGGTAAGGTGGGTAACTCCTCTCGGACTGCCAGTGGTACAACCCTATCGACAGTTGGGAAGGCATCTG ATTAAAACCTCCCTCCAGGTGCTTACGCTACAACGTGAAACCGATAAG
- the LOC116200243 gene encoding alpha/beta hydrolase domain-containing protein 17B-like: MGLATSSMAAKFAFFPPTPPSYSIMKEESTGRMRLTNVQPKDDVDVLILPTKRGNEIVAVHVKHPSASLTLLYSHGNATDIGQMYRIFTELSLHLGVNLMGYDYSGYGRSSGKPSEQDTYADIEAAYKCLKEKYGVKEEELILYGQSVGSGPTLELAIRLPNLRAVILHSPILSGLRVMYAVKRTYWFDIYKNIDKIPHVKCPVLVIHGTEDDVVNLSHGKQLWELCKEKYEPLWIQGGNHCNLEIYPEYLRHLRKFISAIEKLPRFRQVPEQPTDKPEAASKLTDQNIEKSKVSIDQGEKSRTGIEHREKGRLSIDSRLKSRASTGSREKSQASKDRREKSRRSLDGSWKARNSTDQPDKPRNSFDRFGDMVRSVGLCNIDCLKAESPQSLNLRQPAAKTSTEIISKPQLEPNLEPKLP, encoded by the exons ATGGGGTTGGCGACGTCATCCATGGCGGCAAAGTTCGCGTTTTTCCCGCCAACACCGCCTTCCTACAGCATCATGAAGGAAGAGTCGACGGGGAGGATGAGGCTAACCAACGTGCAGCCGAAAGACGACGTGGACGTCCTGATACTGCCCACCAAGAGAGGCAACGAAATCGTGGCTGTTCACGTGAAGCACCCGTCAGCTTCTTTGACTCTGCTCTACTCACACGGCAATGCGACCGACATCGGCCAGATGTATCGCATCTTCACTGAGCTTAGCCTTCATTTGGGTGTTAATCTCATGGG GTACGATTATTCTGGGTATGGACGGTCTTCGGGAAAG CCGAGTGAGCAGGACACTTATGCCGATATTGAGGCTGCGTACAAATGCCTTAAAGAGAAGTACGGAGTCAAAGAAGAGGAACTTATACTGTATGGACAATCGGTCGGGAGTGGACCTACTCTGGAGCTCGCAATACGTTTACCCAATCTGAGAGCCGTAATTCTTCATAGTCCAATCTTGTCAGGCCTCCGAGTCATGTATGCCGTTAAACGGACATACTGGTTTGACATCTATAAG AATATTGATAAAATTCCGCACGTCAAATGCCCAGTTCTGGTGATTCAT GGGACTGAAGATGATGTAGTGAACTTGTCCCACGGAAAGCAGCTGTGGGAGCTCTGCAAGGAAAAATACGAACCCCTATGGATTCAAGGAGGGAACCACTGTAACTTGGAAATCTACCCCGAGTACCTGAGGCATCTCAGGAAGTTCATATCTGCGATCGAGAAGCTGCCCCGATTTCGACAAGTACCAGAACAACCAACTGATAAACCCGAGGCTGCTTCAAAGCTGACAGACCAGAATATTGAAAAGTCAAAGGTAAGCATTGATCAGGGAGAGAAGTCAAGGACAGGCATCGAGCATAGGGAGAAAGGAAGGTTGAGCATCGACAGTAGATTGAAGTCGAGAGCAAGCACAGGCAGTAGAGAGAAGTCGCAAGCAAGCAAGGACAGGAGAGAGAAATCGAGGAGGAGCTTAGATGGCTCATGGAAAGCAAGAAACAGCACGGACCAGCCCGATAAACCGAGGAACAGCTTTGATCG GTTCGGTGATATGGTTAGGTCTGTTGGATTATGCAACATTGACTGTTTGAAAGCAGAAAGCCCTCAAAGCCTAAACTTAAGGCAGCCGGCTGCAAAAACGAGCACCGAGATAATCTCGAAGCCCCAACTCGAGCCTAACCTTGAGCCTAAACTTCCCTGA
- the LOC116200244 gene encoding heat shock protein 90-5, chloroplastic, producing MAPVLSRGLTTASLASPLPSPSSLSSGNSSRSLFLRSAFLPQNGLRRDFSCGGLKWKLEKRNNRIAVRCDAAVAEKEAAEDSGEKFEYQAEVSRLLDLIVHSLYSHKEVFLRELVSNASDALDKLRFLSVTEPALLGDAGDLEIRIKPDPDNGTITITDTGIGMTKEELVDCLGTIAQSGTSKFLKALKENKDLGADNSLIGQFGVGFYSAFLVAQKVVVSTKSPRSDKQYVWEAEADSSSYVIKEETNPEKFLRRGTQITLYLKEDDKYEFSEPTRIQSLVKNYSQFVSFPIYTWQEKSRTVEVEEEEEPKEGEEAKPEEDEKKKKTITEKYWDWELANETKPIWMRNPKEVEKDEYHEFYKKTFNEFLDPLAYSHFTTEGEVEFRSVIFIPGMGPLNNEDVVNPKTKNIRLYVKRVFISDDFDGELFPRYLSFVKGVVDSDDLPLNVSREILQESRVVRIMRKRLVRKTFDMIQEISESESKEDYKKFWENFGRFLKLGCIEDTGNHKRITPLLRFYTSKSEAELMSLDEYVENMGENQKAIYYLATDSLKSAKSAPFLEKLVQKDIEVLYLIEPIDEVAIQNLQTYKEKKFVDISKEDLELGDEDEVKERETEQEFNLLCDWIKQQLGDKVAKVQVSKRLSSSPCVLVSGKFGWSANMERLMKAQALGDTSSLEFMRGRRILEVNPDHPIIKDLNAACKNAPDSSDAKRAVDLLYDTALISSGFSPDSPAELGNKIYEMMAMALGGRWGHAEDAADDLSSNNFAESDSTEGGATEAEVVEPSEVRAESDPWSD from the exons ATGGCTCCAGTACTCAGCAGAGGCCTGACTACTGCCTCTCTTGCTTCTCCTCTCCCTTCTCCATCTTCACTTTCGTCTGGGAACAGCAGCCGGTCGTTGTTCTTGAGGAGCGCTTTCTTGCCGCAAAATGGGCTCAGGAGGGACTTCAGCTGTGGCGGGTTGAAGTGGAAACTCGAGAAGAGGAACAATCGGATTGCGGTTCGATGCGACGCTGCCGTGGCAGAGAAAGAGGCCGCTGAGGACTCCGGGGAGAAGTTCGAGTACCAAGCTGAG GTTAGTCGTCTATTGGACTTGATAGTTCACAGTCTGTACAGCCACAAGGAGGTGTTTCTTCGGGAGCTTGTGAG TAATGCAAGTGATGCCCTTGACAAGTTGAGATTCCTAAGCGTAACTGAGCCTGCTCTGCTTGGAGATGCTGGTGACTTGGAGATAAGGATCAAACCTGACCCGGATAATGGAACCATCACTATTAC AGATACTGGTATTGGGATGACTAAAGAGGAGCTCGTTGACTGTCTTGGAACTATTGCTCAGAGTGGTACCTCAAAATTCTTGAAGGCCCTGAAG GAAAACAAGGATCTTGGTGCAGACAATAGTCTGATTGGTCAATTTGGTGTTGGGTTCTATTCAGCCTTTCTGGTTGCTCAGAAG GTTGTGGTGTCCACAAAGAGCCCAAGGTCCGATAAACAATATGTCTGGGAAGCAGAAGCTGATAGTAGCTCTTATGTGATTAAAGAGGAGACGAATCCTGAGAAGTTTCTTCGTCGTGGAACACAAATAACACTTTACTTGAAG GAAGATGATAAATATGAGTTTTCAGAGCCCACCAGAATACAGAGTTTGGTAAAGAACTACTCACAGTTTGTTTCCTTCCCCATCTACACATGGCAAGAGAAGTCCCGTACAGTCGAG gtagaagaggaagaggaaccAAAGGAAGGGGAAGAAGCAAAACCAGAG GAAGacgaaaagaagaagaagacgataACTGAGAAGTACTGGGACTGGGAATTGGCTAATGAAACAAAGCCAATCTGG ATGCGTAATCCAAAGGAAGTGGAGAAGGATGAATACCATGAATTCTACAAGAAAACATTCAACGAATTCCTTGACCCACTTGCGTATTCTCACTTCACTACTGAG GGTGAGGTAGAGTTCAGGAGTGTTATTTTCATACCCGGAATGGGCCCTCTCAACAATGAGGACGTTGTCAATCCAAAGACAAAGAACATCCGCCTGTATGTGAAACGAGTATTCATCTCAGATGACTTTGATGGTGAACTT TTTCCACGATACTTGAGTTTCGTTAAAGGTGTGGTGGACTCAGATGACCTTCCCCTTAATGTTTCTCGAGAGATTCTTCAAGAAAGCCGAGTT GTAAGAATCATGAGGAAGAGGCTCGTGAGGAAAACATTTGACATGATTCAAGAAATCTCTGAGAGCGAAAGTAAAGAG GATTACAAGAAATTCTGGGAGAACTTTGGGAGATTCTTGAAGTTGGGATGCATTGAGGACACCGGGAACCACAAGAGAATAACCCCACTTTTGCGTTTTTACACTTCAAAAAGTGAGGCGGAGTTAATGAGCTTGGACGAGTATGTTGAGAACATGGGCGAGAACCAGAAAGCTATATACTACCTGGCCACAGACAGCTTGAAGAGTGCAAAATCTGCTCCTTTCTTGGAGAAGTTGGTGCAGAAGGATATCGAG GTGCTCTATCTTATTGAGCCAATTGATGAAGTTGCAATCCAGAACCTGCAGACCTACAAGGAGAAGAAGTTTGTTGACATCAGCAAGGAAGATCTAGAGCTTG GGGATGAGGACGAGGTCAAAGAACGGGAGACAGAGCAGGAATTCAATCTCCTCTGTGATTGGATAAAGCAGCAGCTCGGCGACAAGGTGGCGAAGGTACAAGTCTCGAAGCGTCTGAGCTCGTCTCCGTGTGTGCTTGTTTCTGGAAAGTTCGGTTGGTCTGCTAATATGGAAAG ATTGATGAAAGCTCAGGCTCTCGGAGATACTTCAAGTTTGGAGTTCATGAGGGGAAGGAGAATACTGGAGGTCAACCCTGATCATCCCATCATCAAAGATCTGAAT GCCGCGTGCAAGAATGCTCCCGACAGTTCTGATGCCAAGAGAGCGGTCGACCTCCTATATGACACAGCTCTCATCTCCAGTGGGTTCTCA CCCGATAGCCCAGCCGAGTTGGGGAACAAGATTTACGAGATGATGGCAATGGCGCTAGGAGGAAGGTGGGGGCACGCAGAAGATGCAGCGGACGATTTGAGCAGTAATAATTTCGCCGAGTCAGATTCGACTGAAGGTGGGGCAACAGAGGCAGAGGTCGTGGAGCCCTCGGAAGTGAGGGCGGAGAGTGATCCATGGAGCGACTAA